The following nucleotide sequence is from Salvia splendens isolate huo1 chromosome 2, SspV2, whole genome shotgun sequence.
TGAAACCATTGCTGATATCATTTCTTCTCCTTGAGCTTGAGAAGCGACTTGCTTCCACCCAAGTTTATTCATACTGTTCCCTGGCTTGGTTAGTCGATACCCCTGCTCAACAAAGAAAACGTTTTAATATGAACAAAGATaactaaaaaattacaaaagaaaCCTGTCAAAGGAAATATTGAGGAAATTGCCAAAGAAGATAAAAGATGACCTTATGATTCACAACATCTGCTGGAACATTTATATTGAGAAAACTGTTTCTAGGATAAGTATTCAATCTGATTTTAGCCAATATACCGCTGATTATAGGCAAGCAAGCCTCTGCTTCCAGTTCATAATCATCAGCACTGCGCCTCCCTCCAGGACCATACCTTAATATTATTCGATATACAATAAATACCAGTCATATGATAAAGAAACAGCAGGTATGTTGTGCAGAAATGCTTCCCGAGCACCTGCTACAGTCCCTGAATAAATACTGCATTTATTCAAATATAAAGTCAACAAATGCAATCTATGGAATGCTTACACGCTCAACATGTTGAATATCTATCACAATCAGCTCACAGTCATGGGATTTCCACAGGCTTAGCATGCATAACAGTTAGCACTGTCGAACTATGACTAACAGAAGATGGTTCCCTGTTAAAGTTTCATTTTCTTCAAATCAAGAGTAAAATAACTATTTCACTCAAAACCGTAGAATCAATACGATTACAACACTTGCAGTTAACAAATTCATCCTACAGATCTGTTGAAAATTATCTGTCAATCTATGCTCAAACagctcatatttttttttggatttcgAACGAAGCGATCTTAGCATAAATAAagtgttgggttacaaacccatcccacatcgggtgagggagggaagttggaaggtgtatataattcctgttcaaccccaattagtttgaggccttttgggagtgacccaaaaacaaatccgtgcgggcttgacccaaagcggacaatatcaaactaatgttgcagtcgactatcctaacaagtggtatcagagcccaggtgacTATGGGTCGTGTCTGGATGAGCCTCGGttctaacaagtggtatcagagcccaggtggctatgggtcgtgcctggatgagcctcggttagggtcgggccctgaaggactcaaaGTTAGAGTcaggcccaggatgacccaggggccagggctggaacaacccatgttcgtgtcaactgcgttcccgatgtgggatgggtttgtaggtctcggtttgaggggaggtttgttgggttacaaacccatcccacatcgggtgagggagggaagttggaaggtgtatataattcctgtccaaccccaattagtttgaggccttttgggagtgacccaaaaacaaatccgtgcgggcttgacccaaagcggacaatatcaaactaatgttgcagtcgacgatcctaacataAAGCTCTTGAACTTGTAAATTGAAAAttcacaacaacaaaaaaaaagcaCCAAATATTGGCTGTTTGTATGATTAGAGATATTCTCATAGACGTACCTTTCTGGTGCGCTGACGTAGACTTGGAATTGATCGGAGGAAACCAGAGCACGAACAAGAGCTTGGAGGCCAGGCGCGTCGATTCCGTCGTCGTTCGTCACCATCACCGTCGGACGATCGCCGCTGCTCTGCCGGTTGTTTTCCATTTCTGATTTATGATCGCTTTTTTCCCGTTAATTTTGTGGCGCGCACACAAATAATGGTTCGTggcctttttttttctttttgcaattttattttatattttgtactcCAATTTTACAATCACTAACATACAATATACATCTCGAAAATATTATTGTTGTATTAAAGAcatgataaatatatatacttatttCATATAAAAACATAACAAAGAAATTGATGCAAGACAAACATATGTGTACAATTTTTTCGATGAATACTAATATTAACAGaacaaaatagtagtaaaatttaACTCCTTATTAACTTTAGATGATTTTTGGATTCGCGAAGAGTAAACATTAgttcaacataaaaaaaaaaagtattgaTCGAATGTAGAAAACTCAtgtagagaaaaaataataaactttGACTTGTCAACAGGGACAAGGTATAAAAGAAACTTTGATTTGTCAAAcgtttataattttatattgaaataatAGGGATTAATTAGTATATTTActagtaatttttaaatataggcGCTATGTATGGAACTACCGTTGTATTTGTATGactgtatatatttttttaaatcaagaaaatgtTTTTTAGATTATTTTCCATACTTAACTCAAATCCGTATAGGTTATAGACAATAAGTCCAAGAttaccaacaaaaaaaaaatattactttcTGTATGAAAAGTATTTCTTGGAAAAAAGTACAATTGACTTGGTAGATGCATATttgttataaatatttatatcatttatttaaatatatataaattgcAGTAAAATTAGTGCACGCAGTAAGATACTAATGAGAAGTTATTGTAGTATATCAAAATAGAGtggtgctaaatggccatattaTGGCCTGCCATAATTTGTCTTTTAGCTGAAAATTAAATGAGTTCACTTAATAATTAACTCACCTTAAAAGTATCAAAACTCTTAAGACAACTCTACCCTCTACCTTAGTTTATAAAGTAAGTACTTTATATTCATCCATCCAAGTGTATAAGTTAATAGTATAGTATTACGACATTATAATTGAACATTTAGATTTTTTATgtatacacaatatacattgTCAATTTTTACATGTATAGTATGATCCAACATTTGTGATACTACTATAGATTAATTATCAATGATAATTGTattatcaataaatataatcATGTTAACAGTTTGTTATATTATATAACTATAGtatgatattttataattttataatatgctTAATCTACTTATAATTAaacttcaattatttatttctaattGATCTTTAATGCAACTAAAGATTGCTTATTTCAATCGTATAATTtgatattcaaattaattttcattCATTTAAGTAATTTAGATCCTGAGTAGATTTTCGATTTAATTGGGTGTCATCTAGTATTAGATTAAATTAGAGATTTGAATTGATCTTCAATTTAACGAAGAATTTTTATTGGTCTtagatttatttaataatttgagATCAAATTTTTTCAAGTATTAAATAACACCACAATGTAAAATCtaagaaaaacataaaaataaaaataaatgacactaaagagaaaaaaaatacgcgtaaaagatgaaaaatagaatgtttaattgattttccAAAACTTATGATCTACTccattattttactattattatttatattttatgtatgatgttttgattttttaacATTATTAATATGTTAGTGTAGTAATTGCTATCCTTTGTATATATCCCATCTTGGATGtacttaaaaaataattaattttaaaattgagaaaagggtaattaagtaaaattatcttagcactaattattacacacttaaaagtaaaaaagttgtttaaaagtgggacccaacctccactatatcatttatttattacacacttaaataccacttaaaacatgtgcccgactcaaccgggactgctaaagcgggacggagggagtactattaatttattgtattgacttttataattatttacaaaagagggaacatcattttaggtacacgaactttgccaaagtatcattttaggtccgtgaactttgaaaatatcattttaggtacacgaactttgagttagtatcatttgaggttctttttactatttccaatttttttggacgaaaataccctcaatacaaTTAATTTATTCCTAATACAATTCATTTATTCCTAATACAATTCATTTATACTCATTTTTCCTCACAATCCGTATATTTTCTTCATCACAATTCGATAATACCAAAATTAATCTATATGTCAATTCATGGTGTAATTTCTACATATTTCGGTGTTCGAATCTTCTgcttatataaataaattgctGCAATTCCACGCAATAAATTGCTGTAATATTAATCCATAAACTCCATACTTGTCACAAACTCCTTTTTCTGTAATTCCCACGCAATAAACTGCTGTATAATATTGTACTTATATTTTCATAATTACTACCTCACATAACGTAATTATGCATACCTTTctgtaaaacattttgtatattaattgCATGATTGATgttcttaattaatttttactGTAATATATAAATTTGACACATAGAGATCAATTAAATAACTGAGTATACTTCATGAATGAAtaacatttataaatatattgtgAGAAGAgcgaaaagaaaaaataatggtGCCAAAAAAATAACATTTAGTAGGAAAAATGAGTATAAATGAATTGTATTAGGAAATGAATTGTATTAGGAATAAATGAAttgtattgagggtattttcgtccaaaaaaacatggaaatagtaaaaaggacctcaaatgatactaattCAAAGTTCgtgtacctaaaatgatattttcaaagttcacggacctaaaatgatactttggcaaagttcgtgtacctaaaatgatgttccctctttacAAAAATGTCATTGTGTGGTTGGCCATACATTATGGCGGCATAGCATTACCCATCAAATACATTATTAGTGCCATGATTGAATTTTTTTGACTCGTAATTACGATGTAAATATCCAAAACCCAAACAAATGAAATTGGATCACACAcactgacacacacacacacatgtatATTAGTAGTAATGTTTCAATGATTACCGGCATCATACCTTTGATACTTATTCTCgaataaataatgcattataaCACTGTTTCACTTTAATTTTCAATTGAACTATATATATGGCCCAAGCTGGAAATTGTCATCATCCAACTCACTACTTGTACGAACAAGTTAATTTTAATCCTATCGTTTCAAAAAGTCAAAAGAAGTGGCTATTCTTCCAAAACTGAATGctgaaatataaataaagtgTAGAAGTAGTGCAAATATGAAAACCCAAAATTCCCGAACACATTGTCAAAATTGTTGAATCTAGTGATGTAGTGACGTGTATTTAATTACTGGGGgtgttattatatttttatacacGCATGTAAGTCTGTTACGGGTCCCCCGTCGGCGAGACTAAAGGAGCGCGAGGCGTCACACGAAGCAGAACTTGACGTCGACACAAACGTGGCGACGGAGCAGAGACAAGCGGCACCGTCGCGTCGAGACCGATCGCAACGGAGGATAACGAGGAGACCCGCGCGGTATGGCGAATTTGTCCCTCGTTAAGGAGGAGTCCTTCGTCGGTTAGGATCCTTAAATTAGTTAGAATCTTTTTTGATTAGTTAGAATCCTTTTTGGATTAAGTTAGAATCTTTTAATTACCGTAAATAGCTTAGGCAATTAGTTATAAATAGGGCATCTATTTCATTCTTTTCTTCAAGAAATAAAACacttttttttgcaatttatcGTTCCTTTCTTCGTGCACAAAGCACGAACACTAGAattcgacgccggattgatcgacgggcaaagcttccgcgacgttcgacgcgatTTCCTATCATTCCGGAATTTTAATCATAACAAagtcaatatataaatagttaCTATATGAGTATGCATGGACACATATGGCAAGGGAGTATAATTAACGATCCAACAAATGAAAGTTATGGGATAAGAAACTATTAAGAAGGTCATCGCAAGTATAAAAAACTAACAGGGCGTGGGATTATTGTGAGTGTTAATTGCTTAGCTGCAATCGCAACTACTGATCGAATCAAGAGGGAAGAAGAAAACATCAGAGCAACTTAGCTTTCAGCTGGAGGAAGCTCAGTAGCCGTTGGATGCTGCATATCGAGATAATTAAATCCTAGCCATAGGATTTGATATTAGTTACCGTTAGGTTTATTAGTTGATTAGCGGTAGATAAAAAGGGAAAAGGAAGAGTTAGAGTAGAATCAGATTCTGATCCAAATTGTCTAAAACATTCTCCTTCAAGAAATTCAATAATAGATTTTCATCTTGTTCGTCATTCTCGATTCATCATCTCCGATTGAAAGttaacaattggcgccgtccgGTGGGAACGAAGGAGGCTACGATCGAAAATGGCAATGCGCTTGGAGTCAGAAAAATTCAACGGCAAAAATGACTACGGTCTATGGAAGATGAAGATTAAAGCGATCTTGATCGAGAAAGGATGCGCAGCGGTCTTGGAGAAGCCCGATTTCGCAGATAAAGGGAAAACACCTGCTCTTGATGAAAAGGCacagacgaagctggcggagatgcagctcaaggcttGTGGTGCGGTGATTTTAAACCTTAGTGATAAGGTTTTGCGTGAGATTCAGGAGCAGAAGACCGCGGCGGACATTCTTGAGAGGCTAGATGAGATATATTGCAGTAAATCTCTGGCGAATCGATTATATATGAAAAAAAGGTGTAttcctatagtttttctggtgaTAGATCGATTCTTGAGCAGTTGGAGGATTTCAACAAGGCGATAGATGATTTGGTGGCATGTGATGTCAAGATCAGTGATGAGGATAAGGCTATCTTGGCTCTCAATGCATTACCAGATACATACGATCAGCTCATAGATGCGATCTTGTATGGTCATGATAAAGAGATTACATTCTCTGAGGTGCATTCGGCCCTTATGGCAAAAGAATTGCATAAGGGTGTGGCGAGGAACCAAGGGTCATAGGCAGAGAGCCTAAACATCAAGAAGTTTAAAGGAAAGAAGAACTTTAAGAAAGAAGATGGATTTAGGACCGTCAATAATGATCAGAAGGAGACACGGtcttgccattggtgcaagaagccgAGTCATCTGAAAAAGGACTGCTTCGTGTGGAAGAGAAAGCAGGCTCAAGATGCTGGTAATTCTAAGTCAAACTCATATTGTGTGGAGGAAAAGGAAATCACACATGCTCTAAATGTTATGGAAGATGTATGTGGTGGTTCTTGGATACTTGATTCGGGGTACAGCTTTCATATGTGCCCTAGACTTGAAATGTTTGAGGAAATTTCAGAAGCTATAGGGACTGTGGTGTTAGGAAATAACCAGGTCTAACATATTAAAGGCATTGGCAAGGTTAAGCTCAAACTTGATGATGGTTCTGCTGTGGTTCTGAGCGAGGTCAGGTATATCCCTGAGGTAAAGAGGAATTTAATCTCACTCGGTTTATTGGAGAAAAAGGGATACTCTTTCTATTCTTTTGCTGGGGCCTTGGAGGTGAAGAAAGATGGTGTTCTGATGTTGAAATGAACAAGAAATGACATTCTATACTACCTTTGTGGGTGGGCTTTGAAAGCTTGTGACCAAGCCAATGTGGTGAAATCTGAAACCATGGAGATATGGCACATGAGGTTGGGGCATCCAGCTGATGGAAGTATCAAGGAGCTACTGAAAAATGAAGTCATTCATGGGACTGTAGAGAGGGCAGGTCAGCCATGTGAAGACTGCATTCTGGGCAAAGCAAAGAAATTGTCATATCAGAAAGGTAAACACACTTCAAAAGCCCCTCTTGACTATGTGCatagtgacttgtgggggccCTCTCCAATTTTATCTGTTGGTGGTGGAAAGTATTATATGACAATCATATTCTTAAAAAGAAATCTGAAGCATGCTCAAAATCTAGGAAGTTTTGGGTTTATATTCTCAAAGAGAAATCTGAAGCATGCTCAAAATTTAAAGAATGGTGTGCTGTGGTTGAGAAAGAAAAATGTTGTGTGGTGAAGTGCCTTAGAACTGACAACGGGTTGAAGTTTTTATCaaaagagtttgaatcattttgTCAGGCTAAAGGCATTAAGAGACACAAGACCGTTCCTCCCAGtcccccaacaaaatggggttgcagaGAGAGCAAATAGAACTATAATGGAGAGAGTGAGGTGTATGTTGGCTTCTTTTGGATGGAGAAGAGATTCTGGGTAGAGGCTATGGCCACTGCTGTGAAATTGATAAACAAATGCCCCTCATCTAGGATTGATGGAGATACTCCAGACCTTAGATGGTATGGAAGTTATGGAGATTATTTTCATCTCAAGGTTTTTGGGTGCAAGACATATGTATATTTGAAACTGACTGAGCTGGATGCAAGGGCAGTCAAGTGTGTGATGTTAGGATACCAGCAAGGTATGAAGGGGTATAGACTCTAGTGTGTGGAGCCCGAGAATCACAAGGTGATTATAAGCAGAGATGTCACTTTTATAGAGTCTGAGATGCCTTACAAAAGGGCAGAAAAGACCATGATTGACCTACAGCCAAATTCTGATCTTGATATGGAGGATCGGGGACCAGGTTCTGCTAAAAAATTGATGTCTCTGATGAAGAACAATCAGAGGAAGAAGCTGGGCAGCCTGGCCTGAAGAATTATCATTTAGCCCGGGATAGAGTCAGGATGAAGGATGTAAAGCCACCAACAAGATATGTACACTTTGAAGTGCTTTATTTTGCACTCTGTGTGACAGAAGAGATAGAGTTCTCAGAGCCTGGTTCATACAAGGAAGCTATGAATTGCAGAGAAAGAGATAAATGGCTGAAGGCAATGATAGATGAGATTGATTCTCTCATCAAGAATGGTACCAGGAAGCTGGTGACTTGTAAGTGGCTGATTAAGAAAAAGATAGAGTCTGCTGATAATGAGAAAATCAGATTTAAAGCAAGATTGGTGGCTCGGGGTTTCACACAGGAACATGGGGTTGACTACAATGAGGTATTCTCACCCGTGGTCAAGCATACATCTATTAGGATATTGCTGGCTGTTATTGCAAAGATGGACTGGGAACTTGAGCAATTGGATGTGAAAACCGCATTCTTGCATGGGGATCTGGAAGAGACAATATATATGTCTCAACCAAAGGGTTTTGTGCAGCAGGGAATGGAGAATAAGGTTTGTTTGCTCAAGAAGAGCTTATATGGGATCAAACAGGCCAACAGACAGTGGCACAGAAAATTTGATGATCATGTGCTAAGAAATGATTTGTGAGATCTAAATATGATGAGTGTGTGTACATCAAAAAGAGGAAGGGAATTGTAGTTGCTTATTTGCTGTTGtacgtggatgatatgctagtgGCAGGAGCATCAAAGCAGGAAGTTCAGGCAGTAAAAGATAACTTGAGCTCAGTGTTTGACATGAAAGATTTAGGTGGAGCCAAGAGGATCCTGGGCATGAATATTGTAAGGAacagaaaagagagagaaatttggTTGAGTCAGACTGATTACATCTCCAGGATCATTAAGAAATTCAGGATGGAAGACTCTAAACCAACTAGAACTCCAATGGCTCAACATTTCAGATTGTCATAGAGCAAGCTCCAAAGGATGAGAAGGAAAGGCTGGAaatggaggctatcccttatgctaatATTGTAGGAAGCATAATGTATGTCATGATTGGGACAAGACCAGATGTGGCTCATGCAATTAGCATCACAAGCAGATTCATGAGCAATCATGGCAGAGAGCATTGGCTGGCTCTGAGATGGATACTTAGATATCTGAGAGGAGCTGGAAATATTGTAATCTTGTTCAAAGCTGGTGTTGATAGTGAGTGTGATGCTCTGATGGGTTTTTGCAATGGTGATTTTGCAAGGAGCATTGACACCAGAAAATCCCAATCTGGGTATATTTTTACTATGTATGGGACAGCTGTGAGTTGGAAGTCGGAGTTGCAAAAGGTGGTAGCTTTGTCCACAACGGAGGCCGAGTACATTGCTCTAACCTCAGCAGTCAAGGAAAGCTTTTGGCTTAAGGGGATAGCTGCTGACTTTGGGGTGGAGCAGGGAGCCATAGCCATAGGCTGTGACAATAATAGTGCTTTGAGTCTAGCAAGGCACCAAGTATTCCATGATCGTAGTAAGCACATCGACGTGCGACTACACTTCGTGAGGGAAGAGGTAGAAAATGGGAAGGTGAAATTGTTCAAAGTTGACACCGCTGTTAACCCCGCAGATATGCTGACAAAGCTTCTGCCGAGAGAAAAAATTTAACTTTGTCTAAGGCTAGTTGATTTGTGCAGTCAGCAATTCACATCTAAGCAatgaaggtggagatttgtgagtGTTAATTGCTTAGTTGCAATTGCAACTACTGATCGAATCAAGAGGGAAGAAGAAAGCATCAGAGCAACTTAGCTTTCAGCTGGAGGAAGCTCAGTAGCCGTTGGATGCTTCGAATCGAGATAATTaaatcctagccgtaggatttGATATTAGTTACCGTTAGGTTTATTAGTTGATTAGCGGTAGATTAAAAGGGAAAAAGGAAGGGTTAGAGTAGAATCAAATTCTGATCCAAATTGTGTAAAACATTCTCCTTCAAGAAATTCAATAATAGATTTTCATCTTGTTCGTCATTCTCGATTCATCATCTCCGATTGAAAGGTAACAATTATCATTGACAAAGGACATATTATGGTAACGGAGACCGAAAGTATACTCCTATCCTGAAAAATTAGGGTGGCTGAGTGGAGCTGCCACGCTCCAAAATACCGAATTTAATAAAACTTTTAAGACTATAATAAGCCGATGGTTGGATCGGTCAACCCGGACTCCTTGACACCTTCATATGATCAACAcgtttatttattgaaaaaaagtatatttttatataacacATATGTATTGGTATTTTTCCATCTAATTGGGAGACTATATTAATCATTTTCAAGAGTTTGACTGTTTGAGCCTACGAGGGACTGATGGGACATTATTGAATTAAAGTGTCGATTTTGACacgtatattttatttatcatatcCTCTCACTCTTGTTTGGATTGATTTGGTTGGGTTGTTttgacaaaataaaaatgcaggTATGGCAGCACAAAAGTTTAGGATGGGTGGAATATCAGTTAAATGTCTTTAACATTTATTTGATGGTTTGTTcatgtgatattttttttattaaatatgaaaaaagGATTGAATATTATATATTGGTTAAATGTCTTAATTTCATTACTAGTATACATTTCACTCCTCAAGACAATAATATGTGCAAAGAACATGATTAGTTTGTTTCCCATACATGGATTTCTTACAAGAAATTGAAAGTAGTTTGGTACACCTAAAACAAGTCATGCCAAAAGAGTTTGTGAAATAATGTGACAATTAGGGCCAAGAGAAAACATCTATGTCTAGTACCGTCCCAACCATATTACAATAACATGTGATTATTGCAAACAAATCATGTCTGCTGCAATTTTTGTGGCTATATATTAATGCTAACGAACTATTTTTCGGATATTCTAAAAGAAAATTGGATATTATTGCTATTTCACTTGCGTTTTTATTTGAATTCGGAGCACATAAAAgtattcaaaaatcaaaagtaTAGAAATGACTTTGAGATGAGAAGTTTTGTTAGGGCTCGAatccacttttttttttggataacTTCAGGTGGAGACACTTTAGATTTGCGTGATTAAAATTGGGGATGATCGATGTAAATTATGcaagaaaaatatataaattattgaaCACGGCTTTTCTATTGCAAGCTCTCTAGCAAATTTGGTACACTATTGCGATCATCGAAATTTATCTTTTTGCCTTCCCACAAAT
It contains:
- the LOC121783813 gene encoding uncharacterized protein LOC121783813 isoform X2, with protein sequence MQYLFRDCSRYGPGGRRSADDYELEAEACLPIISGILAKIRLNTYPRNSFLNINVPADVVNHKGYRLTKPGNSMNKLGWKQVASQAQGEEMISAMVSDPRPSSILESEAVDDTKNKNLMFIRKL
- the LOC121783813 gene encoding uncharacterized protein LOC121783813 isoform X1; this encodes MENNRQSSGDRPTVMVTNDDGIDAPGLQALVRALVSSDQFQVYVSAPERYGPGGRRSADDYELEAEACLPIISGILAKIRLNTYPRNSFLNINVPADVVNHKGYRLTKPGNSMNKLGWKQVASQAQGEEMISAMVSDPRPSSILESEAVDDTKNKNLMFIRKL